TTTTGTTCTCCAGCTGAACTTCAGTGAGTGAGAGTACTCCACTGCCGGCGCCGACCCAGAATCCGCCGCTGTCGGCGCGCAGAACTTCGCCTGGAGCTCTTTCGGCCTGGTCGTTTACCAGTTGCGCCCGGTGCACTTTCAAAAGTTTTCCGGCGATATGTGTAAAAGCGCCGGGCCACGGGTCGAGCCCGCGCACCCGGCGTTCGATGGCACTGGCTGACTGAGACCAATCGATCTGGCCGTCTTCTTTTTTCAAGATTGGCGCGACACTGGCCAATGATTCATCTTGCTCTTGCGCTTGCAGCGACCCTTCTTTAAGTCGACGCAAGGTTTCGCGCAGTAAGTTGGCGCCGATGGGCCTCAGCTTTGCCTGGAGGGAGCCGGTGGTTTCGTCGGCCGCCAGCGCCACGGCGTGCTGGAGAAAAATCGCTCCCGCGTCCATTTTTTCGACCAGCCGCATGGTCGATACACCGCCCTCGGTCTCACCGTTAATAATGGTCCAGGCCGCCGGTGCGGCGCCGCGATACTTCGGCAACAGCGAGTAGTGAATGTTCAGACAGCCCTGCGGCGCCAGCTCCAGGACAGCCTTGGGCAAGATTCTGCCATAGGCGACCACGACTATTATCTCCGGCTGCCAACTCTTGAGCGTCTCGATAAATTCCGGCGTGCGGATTTTTTCCGGGGCGATCACTGGGATATTGTGCGCTTCTGCCAACTTGCGCACCGGTGAGGGTTGGGTTTGTTGGCCGCGGCCTGAGGGTCGGTCCGGTTGGGTGACCACACCGACGACCGAATCTTCACTTTTGAGCAGCTCTTCTAAGGTCGCCGCTGCAATCGGCGGCGTGCCCATGAAAACAATACGCCAGGCAGCAGGCATAAGAAGTAGAATTGCAAGTTCAGAGCAGATGAAACCTGGGCGTCAAATCATCGCCCGCGGACTTTCCGATTTCGGTTCGACGCCGTCACGCAACATTTTTTTGCGCTTGCGTGTGTAGAGATCTCGCTTCAGGCGACTGATGCGATCGATAAAGAGTTTGCCGTCAAGGTGATCGAGCTCGTGTTGGAGTGCTACAGCGAGAAGCCCGTCGGCTTCGATCTTCACCGGGTTTTCGTTTTCATCGATGGCGGTGATTTCCACCTGCGCGGCGCGGCGCACCTCGGCGGTGTAATCGACCACGCTCAGGCAGCCCTCTTCCCAGACCACTTCGCCTTCGGCGCGCGCCACGACCGGATTGATAAGCTTGTAGACCTGTTTATGGGGGTTTTCGTGATCGATGTCGAGGACTACGATGCGCTGCGAAACCCCCACCTGCGGTGCCGCTAAGCCGATACCCGGCGCCGCATACATGGTGTCGAGCATGTCTTGCACCAGTTGTTGGGTGGCCGCCGTAACGTTTTTCACCGGCTGCGCTACCCTGGTCAAGACCGGATCTGGATATTTGTGTATTTCCAAGATTGCCATAAGCTACTGAAACAAATTCATAACATGCTGTAGGGATCGACATCAATGTGGAGGCGCACAGCGCGCCCTCGTCGCACCCCTTCGCGCGCTAACTGAGCGAACTCTAAAAGCGGCCCGATCTGTTTGCCTTTGATCAGGAGCTGCCAGCGATAACGATTGCGCAGCTTTTCGATGGGTGCGGGCGCGGGCCCGAGGAGCTCCAGTTGGCTGGAGAATTTCTCTTGGGTCGATAGACGCCGGCGCAGCGCAGTGGCGAGTTTTTTAATCTCTCCTTCAACTTCTTCGGCCCTCGGCCCATCGAGACGAAGTTGCACGAGGCGGCTAAACGGCGGGTAGCTGAGCGCCCGGCGAAACTCTACTTCAGCCGCAAAAAAACCCTTGTAGTCATGATTGAGCAGATCCTGCATGGCGTAGTGGTCTGGCGCATAGGTTTGCACAATGACTCGACCGGGATCGTTGCCGCGCCCCGACCGGCCGGCGACCTGGCTCAAGAGCTGAAAGGTTCGTTCGGCCGCGCGAAAGTCAGGCAAGTTTAGCGATAGATCGGCGAGCAGAGCGCCCACGAGCGTGACGCCCATGACGTCATGCCCTTTGGTAATCATCTGGGTGCCGACTAGAACATCGAGCTCGCCCTTTTCCCAACTGCGAATCAGCGCCTCTTGGGAACCGCGTTTGCTGGTCGTATCGCGATCCATGCGAGCCACCCGCGCCAGTGGCAGCAGGTGCTTGAGCGCCTGCTCGATCTGCTCGGTGCCGGCGCCAATGCCAGTGAGACTTTCGTTGCCGCAACCCGGACAGAGTTGGGTGACGGGCTTGCGGAAATCGCAATGGTGGCAACGCACGCTGCGCTGTTTCAGATGGAGCGTCAGCGTGACACTGCAATAGGAGCAACGCAGCACATGGCCGCACAGCCGACACTGTAGAAAGTTGGAAAAGCCGCGCCGGTTCATGAAAATCAGACTCTGCCGCCGGTTGTTGAAATTCTCGACGAGCGCCTCGGCAAGCGGCGGCGAAATTAACGCCAGCGCTGCGGCGGGCTCACTGGCGGCGCCTCCTTCGGAGGGCGCGCTGGCTTGGTCCTTTGCCCGCAGCGGCTGCTCACGCAGATCGACAATTTCAATCTTCGGCAGCGGGCGCTCGTTGACGCGCCTGGATATTTCCAAGAGACGATAACGGCCTTGCCGGCAGTTTTCGTAGCTTTCGATTGCCGGCGTGGCCGAGCCGAGAAGCACCGGGCAGCCGACAAGCTTGCCGCGCACCACCGCGAGGTCGCGTCCGTTGTAGCGCAGTCCCTCCTCCTGTTTGTAGGATGGGTCGTGTTCTTCGTCGACAATGATGAGCCCTAAATCCGGGAGCGGCGCAAAAACCGCCGAGCGCGCGCCAACGACAACGTCTACTTCGCCGCGCAGAATACTCCACCAATGGGCCCAGCGTTGGGCGCCGGTGAGCGCGCTGTGGAGAACCCCGACCCGTCCGGGAAAACGCGCCGTGACGCGGTCGATTAGCTGGGGAGTCAAAGATATTTCTGGAATCAAGATCAGACTACGGCGGCCCAGGTTGCGACAATTCTCCATGGCCCGCAAATAGACTTCGGTTTTGCCGCTGCC
This window of the Deltaproteobacteria bacterium genome carries:
- the priA gene encoding primosomal protein N', which encodes MESRLVAFPGLSLNSSWMNETAANFARVVVPSPLLQALTYAVPQALRDSIAVGSRVLIPLGKRKLSGVVIELLPDPPLLQTKDILAVLDDRPVLDDGLIRLLHWISHYYLASVGEVLTAILPPSLRLETEQWLRLKVEEFAVADPVEEQIIHLLRQRNGRATVKFLARQVEKTSILPAVARLEAAGVVSRRERVPGLRRRKVHSKEDLSGGQASQPFDLSDEQENAYRAIATRIEQGGFATFLLHGVTGSGKTEVYLRAMENCRNLGRRSLILIPEISLTPQLIDRVTARFPGRVGVLHSALTGAQRWAHWWSILRGEVDVVVGARSAVFAPLPDLGLIIVDEEHDPSYKQEEGLRYNGRDLAVVRGKLVGCPVLLGSATPAIESYENCRQGRYRLLEISRRVNERPLPKIEIVDLREQPLRAKDQASAPSEGGAASEPAAALALISPPLAEALVENFNNRRQSLIFMNRRGFSNFLQCRLCGHVLRCSYCSVTLTLHLKQRSVRCHHCDFRKPVTQLCPGCGNESLTGIGAGTEQIEQALKHLLPLARVARMDRDTTSKRGSQEALIRSWEKGELDVLVGTQMITKGHDVMGVTLVGALLADLSLNLPDFRAAERTFQLLSQVAGRSGRGNDPGRVIVQTYAPDHYAMQDLLNHDYKGFFAAEVEFRRALSYPPFSRLVQLRLDGPRAEEVEGEIKKLATALRRRLSTQEKFSSQLELLGPAPAPIEKLRNRYRWQLLIKGKQIGPLLEFAQLAREGVRRGRAVRLHIDVDPYSML
- the def gene encoding peptide deformylase, with protein sequence MAILEIHKYPDPVLTRVAQPVKNVTAATQQLVQDMLDTMYAAPGIGLAAPQVGVSQRIVVLDIDHENPHKQVYKLINPVVARAEGEVVWEEGCLSVVDYTAEVRRAAQVEITAIDENENPVKIEADGLLAVALQHELDHLDGKLFIDRISRLKRDLYTRKRKKMLRDGVEPKSESPRAMI
- a CDS encoding methionyl-tRNA formyltransferase; translated protein: MPAAWRIVFMGTPPIAAATLEELLKSEDSVVGVVTQPDRPSGRGQQTQPSPVRKLAEAHNIPVIAPEKIRTPEFIETLKSWQPEIIVVVAYGRILPKAVLELAPQGCLNIHYSLLPKYRGAAPAAWTIINGETEGGVSTMRLVEKMDAGAIFLQHAVALAADETTGSLQAKLRPIGANLLRETLRRLKEGSLQAQEQDESLASVAPILKKEDGQIDWSQSASAIERRVRGLDPWPGAFTHIAGKLLKVHRAQLVNDQAERAPGEVLRADSGGFWVGAGSGVLSLTEVQLENKKRLPGTEFVKGARIKTGDRLG